Proteins encoded in a region of the Brevefilum fermentans genome:
- a CDS encoding peptidoglycan DD-metalloendopeptidase family protein, protein MTGYAHPRNIWMKRLITILFSVAIIIIPSNLGTALALQQETGPTYIIQSGETLNEIAIRFGVTPDEIIEANALTNPNALDIGQEILIPGLEGITGVLTSKIFPFGTSLTSLLRQNKLPLSDMVKLNRLTSPAEVIAGAAFLFPVTDEQNQRIEIQTLQPGSSTLETAIHVGVSPWALVENNHLLGSWDVLPGERLFTGYSIEGNETEQQHSRSISINNLPLIQGETLQISIIASEPLTARGTFNGQPLHFFSDGDLRYFSFCGIHALAEPGAYPMEIITTDNAGRTEHFEQLVLVSPGFYGHQTVYVSAESLDDDVIAQEDAYVTPILLNITPDRLWEGQFQYPIDEPCVNSLFGLRRTYNDGLLNFYHSGMDFAVCAPNLNIYAPATGKVIMAEELIVRGNAILIDHGWGIVSGYWHLSEFNVSVGDTVQPGDLLGLIGNTGRSAGPHLHFEIIINGIPVNPQTWLDLTFP, encoded by the coding sequence ATGACCGGCTATGCACACCCTCGCAATATTTGGATGAAACGATTGATAACGATTTTATTTTCAGTCGCGATCATTATCATCCCTTCAAATTTGGGTACAGCATTAGCCCTGCAGCAGGAAACGGGACCCACATACATCATCCAATCTGGTGAGACTCTGAACGAAATCGCCATTCGCTTTGGCGTCACACCTGATGAAATCATTGAAGCCAATGCACTTACAAACCCAAATGCACTGGATATCGGTCAAGAAATCCTGATTCCTGGTTTAGAAGGAATTACCGGTGTCCTGACCTCGAAAATTTTCCCTTTCGGCACATCGTTGACCAGCCTGTTGCGCCAAAACAAATTGCCGCTAAGCGACATGGTCAAATTAAATCGATTAACCAGCCCTGCTGAGGTTATTGCAGGCGCTGCTTTTCTTTTCCCGGTGACTGATGAGCAAAATCAACGGATCGAAATCCAAACGCTCCAACCTGGGAGTTCAACACTAGAAACTGCCATTCACGTGGGTGTTTCTCCCTGGGCGTTGGTTGAGAATAATCATCTCCTGGGCAGTTGGGATGTGCTGCCTGGGGAACGATTATTCACAGGTTATTCTATTGAAGGTAATGAAACTGAACAACAACATAGTCGATCCATATCGATTAACAACTTGCCATTGATCCAGGGTGAAACCCTGCAAATTTCAATCATTGCCTCAGAGCCGCTGACTGCCAGAGGCACGTTTAACGGTCAACCATTACATTTTTTCTCTGATGGCGACTTGCGGTATTTTAGCTTTTGTGGCATCCATGCCCTGGCAGAGCCAGGCGCATACCCCATGGAGATCATCACAACAGACAATGCTGGCAGAACAGAACATTTCGAACAACTGGTTCTGGTCTCACCTGGGTTTTATGGTCATCAAACGGTTTATGTCTCCGCAGAATCTTTGGATGACGATGTCATCGCGCAGGAGGACGCTTATGTCACTCCAATACTATTGAACATAACGCCTGATCGTCTTTGGGAAGGTCAGTTTCAATATCCAATTGACGAACCTTGTGTGAACAGCCTGTTTGGACTTCGTCGGACGTACAATGATGGTTTACTCAATTTCTATCATTCCGGGATGGATTTCGCAGTGTGTGCGCCCAACCTGAATATCTACGCGCCAGCTACTGGCAAGGTGATCATGGCAGAAGAACTCATCGTCCGCGGCAACGCCATCCTGATTGATCACGGCTGGGGCATTGTGTCAGGCTATTGGCATCTTTCAGAATTTAATGTAAGCGTGGGCGATACGGTCCAGCCTGGCGATTTGTTGGGATTAATTGGCAATACAGGGCGATCGGCCGGTCCTCATTTACATTTTGAAATTATTATTAATGGGATACCCGTCAATCCACAGACCTGGCTTGACCTAACATTCCCTTGA
- a CDS encoding exodeoxyribonuclease III gives MKITTWNVNGFRAVLRKNAFEWIPDVDPDVLCFQEIKATLDQISAEEAIIEPYEGIWNPAERKGYSGTATYYKNKPLSHEKGFGIEHFDIEGRVIRLKYPDFYLYNIYFPNGGEGNKRVPYKLEFYEAFLEICDDLHAQGENIIITGDFNTAHQEIDLANPKQNEKNTGFLPEERVWIDRYLEHGFKDAYRELYPEEEKYTWWTYRFNSRERDIGWRLDYYLVSDALMDRVEDVVIHSDIMGSDHCPVSLILKE, from the coding sequence GTGAAAATTACGACATGGAATGTGAATGGTTTTCGAGCTGTACTGCGAAAAAATGCTTTTGAATGGATCCCTGACGTTGATCCTGATGTTTTATGTTTTCAGGAAATCAAAGCAACTTTAGATCAAATAAGTGCTGAAGAAGCAATAATTGAACCTTATGAGGGGATTTGGAATCCTGCTGAAAGGAAAGGCTACAGCGGAACAGCAACATATTATAAAAATAAGCCCCTCAGCCATGAGAAAGGGTTTGGTATCGAGCACTTTGACATTGAAGGTCGAGTGATCCGATTAAAATATCCCGATTTTTATCTTTATAATATTTATTTTCCAAATGGGGGCGAGGGAAACAAACGGGTACCTTATAAGCTGGAATTTTACGAAGCGTTTTTAGAGATTTGTGATGATTTGCATGCACAAGGCGAAAATATCATCATCACAGGCGACTTTAATACGGCACATCAAGAAATTGACCTTGCCAATCCAAAACAGAATGAAAAGAACACCGGATTTTTACCAGAAGAGCGGGTTTGGATTGACCGTTACCTTGAGCACGGTTTTAAGGATGCTTATCGCGAACTGTATCCCGAGGAAGAAAAATATACCTGGTGGACGTACCGGTTCAATTCCCGAGAACGCGATATCGGCTGGCGGTTGGATTATTATCTGGTCTCTGATGCGCTAATGGACCGTGTGGAAGACGTGGTCATACACAGCGACATTATGGGGTCTGACCACTGCCCGGTCAGCCTTATTCTGAAGGAATAA
- the gcvPB gene encoding aminomethyl-transferring glycine dehydrogenase subunit GcvPB, with protein sequence MTEKTIYELSQPGRKGFTFPASDVPSSPLPKGFEREAVNLPELSELDVIRHFTNLSHLNHSVDGGFYPLGSCTMKYNPKINEVASRLPGFSQTHPLQPITSVQGNLYLMYQLQEWIQEISGFHKVSLTPAAGAHGELVGALIIKKYHEDNNETQRVKILIPDSAHGTNPATSSMSGFVVVPLPSDERGNVDLDALKSNCDETLAGLMLTNPNTLGLFDENVVEVIEMVHTAGGLVYGDGANLNALLGILRPGDVGFDIMHFNLHKTFSTPHGGGGPGSGPVGVSESLAEYLPGPIVTILDEGDEENPPFYGLYMPEKSIGRMKAFFGHFGVLVKAFTYIAMHGPDGLRDIGVKAVLNANYLMEKVKKDYFLPYDRICMHEFVVEGTWKDVPSVHALDISKRLIDYGFHPPTNYFPLIVHEALMVEPTETESKQTLDAFAAAMKAIAQEARENPELLTKAPHTAPIRRTDEVKAARDLVLCCWTPEIL encoded by the coding sequence ATGACTGAAAAGACGATTTATGAACTTTCCCAACCGGGACGTAAAGGTTTCACCTTTCCTGCGTCCGACGTGCCCAGCTCACCTCTTCCGAAGGGCTTTGAAAGAGAGGCTGTCAATTTACCCGAACTTTCTGAGTTAGATGTCATCAGGCACTTCACAAATTTGTCACATCTGAACCATTCGGTGGACGGTGGATTCTACCCTCTGGGATCTTGTACGATGAAATACAATCCCAAGATCAATGAAGTTGCCTCCCGCCTTCCAGGTTTCTCCCAAACTCATCCTTTGCAACCCATCACAAGTGTACAGGGGAATCTCTACCTGATGTACCAGCTCCAGGAATGGATCCAGGAGATCAGTGGTTTCCATAAAGTTAGCCTGACACCTGCTGCAGGTGCGCATGGCGAACTGGTCGGTGCGCTGATCATTAAAAAATATCACGAAGACAATAACGAAACACAACGCGTCAAAATCCTAATCCCCGACTCAGCGCACGGCACCAACCCTGCCACCTCATCGATGAGCGGTTTTGTTGTTGTCCCTTTGCCCTCGGATGAACGAGGAAATGTCGATTTGGATGCCCTGAAATCGAACTGTGATGAAACCCTGGCTGGTTTAATGCTGACCAATCCAAATACCCTGGGTTTGTTTGACGAAAACGTTGTTGAAGTCATCGAAATGGTTCACACAGCGGGTGGACTGGTTTATGGTGATGGCGCAAATCTGAATGCACTTCTGGGCATTCTGAGACCAGGTGATGTTGGCTTTGACATCATGCACTTCAACCTGCACAAAACCTTTTCAACACCGCACGGTGGCGGTGGACCAGGTTCTGGCCCAGTGGGCGTATCAGAAAGTTTGGCAGAATATTTGCCCGGTCCAATCGTTACCATCCTCGATGAGGGCGATGAGGAAAATCCGCCTTTCTATGGCTTGTACATGCCAGAGAAATCAATCGGCAGGATGAAAGCCTTCTTTGGTCATTTCGGCGTTCTGGTTAAAGCGTTTACTTACATTGCCATGCATGGCCCCGATGGATTGAGAGACATCGGAGTAAAAGCCGTATTAAATGCCAACTACCTGATGGAAAAAGTGAAAAAAGATTATTTCCTGCCCTATGACCGAATATGTATGCATGAATTTGTGGTTGAGGGCACCTGGAAGGATGTTCCAAGTGTGCACGCACTGGATATCAGCAAGCGTTTGATCGATTATGGTTTCCATCCCCCTACAAACTACTTTCCGCTGATTGTCCACGAAGCACTGATGGTTGAACCCACCGAGACGGAATCGAAGCAAACACTTGATGCCTTTGCTGCAGCAATGAAGGCAATTGCTCAAGAAGCCCGCGAAAATCCAGAATTGCTTACTAAAGCACCTCATACAGCGCCGATTCGCCGTACCGACGAAGTTAAAGCAGCGCGTGATCTTGTTTTGTGTTGTTGGACACCTGAAATTTTATAA
- the gcvPA gene encoding aminomethyl-transferring glycine dehydrogenase subunit GcvPA gives MYTPHTPQEIEEMLRVIGLKSVEDLFDSVPQEYRFPDLNLPQGLTELEIAAELNEIAAANATSDEFISFLGAGAYNHYIPAAVDAILSRGEFYTAYTPYQPEVSQGTLQAIFEYQTLMTELTGMDISNASHYDGATATAEAANLAYHHFRGKRKKMLVARSVNPEYRETIRTYMTGLENVIVHGDEPLNPGEDQISKLLGMIDKETAIVIVQYPDFFGRIIDYTKVVEKAHEFGALVAFVFNPTALGILKPPGAFDADIAVGDGQPLGIPLSFGGPYLGIFTVKEQFVRKLAGRLVGETVDEDGKRAYVLTLTAREQHIRREKSTSNICTNQGLMALAAAVYLSVLGKSGFKQVANLCYQKAHYAAEQLSRLPGFEMAFPDAPFFHEFVLKIPMSVKEINDRLEEYWILGGYDLSQTYPEMENQMLVAVTEKMSKDDIDDFVAALAEVTHD, from the coding sequence ATGTATACACCTCACACCCCCCAAGAAATTGAGGAGATGCTGAGGGTCATTGGTTTAAAATCTGTTGAGGACTTATTTGATTCAGTTCCACAAGAATATCGCTTTCCTGACCTCAATTTGCCACAAGGCCTCACCGAATTGGAAATCGCAGCAGAATTAAATGAAATTGCTGCAGCCAATGCAACCTCAGATGAATTCATTTCCTTTTTAGGCGCTGGCGCTTATAACCATTACATTCCAGCCGCTGTAGATGCCATCCTGAGTCGCGGAGAGTTTTACACCGCTTATACACCCTATCAACCCGAGGTGTCACAGGGGACATTACAAGCCATCTTTGAATATCAAACGTTGATGACTGAGCTTACTGGCATGGATATCAGCAATGCTTCGCATTATGATGGCGCAACAGCAACAGCAGAAGCGGCAAACCTTGCCTACCATCACTTCCGTGGCAAGCGTAAGAAAATGCTTGTCGCCCGTTCCGTAAACCCAGAATACCGAGAAACGATTCGCACCTATATGACCGGGCTTGAAAATGTCATCGTTCATGGCGATGAACCACTTAACCCTGGCGAAGATCAAATCTCTAAGCTTTTGGGAATGATTGACAAAGAGACAGCCATCGTCATCGTCCAATATCCTGATTTCTTTGGACGGATTATAGACTACACGAAAGTAGTCGAAAAAGCACATGAATTCGGCGCCCTGGTGGCCTTTGTCTTCAATCCAACAGCCCTGGGTATTCTCAAACCGCCCGGTGCGTTCGATGCAGACATCGCTGTCGGAGATGGACAACCCCTGGGTATTCCGCTTTCTTTTGGGGGTCCGTACTTGGGCATCTTCACCGTCAAAGAGCAATTTGTGCGAAAATTAGCTGGCCGGTTGGTCGGTGAAACTGTTGATGAAGATGGCAAACGTGCCTATGTACTGACCCTCACAGCTCGAGAACAGCATATTCGGCGTGAGAAATCCACTTCAAATATCTGCACTAACCAGGGCTTGATGGCACTGGCTGCAGCAGTCTACCTTTCCGTGCTGGGGAAATCTGGCTTTAAGCAAGTTGCGAACCTGTGTTATCAAAAAGCACATTATGCAGCAGAGCAACTGTCGAGATTGCCAGGATTTGAAATGGCTTTTCCGGATGCACCTTTTTTCCACGAATTTGTTCTTAAGATCCCAATGTCCGTTAAAGAAATTAATGATCGTCTTGAAGAATATTGGATCCTCGGCGGTTATGATCTAAGCCAGACTTACCCGGAAATGGAAAACCAGATGCTGGTTGCTGTGACAGAAAAGATGTCTAAGGATGATATTGACGATTTCGTCGCTGCCTTAGCGGAGGTGACCCATGACTGA
- the gcvH gene encoding glycine cleavage system protein GcvH — protein sequence MNTPQELKYAKTDEWIKVDGDEAIIGISDYAQDQLSDIVYVEFVVEEGDAVTKGSEIATVESVKAAAEVNAPASGMVIAINEELSDEPERLNSDPYGAAWLIKIKLDDPSELDGLMSADEYDAYNEDRED from the coding sequence ATGAATACACCTCAAGAATTAAAGTACGCTAAAACTGATGAATGGATCAAAGTAGATGGTGACGAAGCAATAATTGGTATCAGCGATTACGCCCAGGATCAATTGTCGGATATTGTCTACGTTGAATTTGTGGTTGAAGAAGGCGATGCCGTTACGAAAGGTAGCGAAATTGCCACAGTTGAATCCGTAAAAGCGGCTGCTGAAGTTAATGCTCCCGCCTCCGGCATGGTAATTGCCATCAACGAAGAGCTGAGCGACGAGCCTGAACGATTGAACAGCGATCCTTATGGAGCTGCATGGTTAATCAAAATCAAATTAGATGATCCTTCAGAGCTGGACGGTTTGATGTCAGCCGATGAATACGACGCTTACAATGAAGATCGTGAGGACTAA
- a CDS encoding ABC transporter ATP-binding protein, which produces MGFYSGLAAEKYDRQYSDKKLLERIAQYFKGQIRYLLIIVVSIIVRAIIEAISPVIVARGLDQVTQSEITNRFILILSGIVLILGILSWLTNFLRRRYSARTIAELIRQLSSDAFKASVQQDLSFHDSYDSGKIVSRITFDTREFGQLVTISTDVITQLITSISLLVILFRTEWRLSLAVLLLVPISLVLVIRYRHIARKITREGMRAMANVNSAIKESISGIAIAKNFRQEEAIYDEFNEANQTSFEVNVKRGFVLSIVFPLLRIVGSVATALMVYFGAISVLGGYISAGAWYLFLSTLEQFLFPVFSVASFWTNVQTGLSAAERIFALIDAEHSVKQIDHVVPERIEGHIEMRSLHFRYTPDEPILTDFSLDIKPGETLALVGHTGAGKTSIGRLIARFYEFQDGELLIDGIDIRKYDLLALRKQMGIVSQVPFLFSGTVEDNIRYSCPNCLREKILDIGSKIGGGEWLETLPNGLDTQVGERGAQLSMGQRQLVALMRVLIQKPSIFILDEATASIDPFTEQQIQTALDLILSNTTSILIAHRLSTVRSADRILVMRMGEIIEEGNHEALMKQGNHYAELYNTYFRHQSLEYIEEAGKFAQRHDFTI; this is translated from the coding sequence ATGGGCTTTTATTCCGGTTTAGCAGCAGAAAAATATGATCGACAATATTCAGATAAAAAATTGCTGGAGCGTATCGCGCAATACTTTAAAGGGCAAATCCGTTATTTATTAATTATTGTCGTTTCAATCATTGTGAGGGCCATCATTGAAGCAATTTCGCCCGTGATTGTCGCGCGTGGTCTTGACCAGGTTACACAATCAGAAATTACCAACCGGTTTATTTTGATCCTGTCCGGCATCGTCCTCATATTGGGAATCTTGAGCTGGCTTACAAATTTTTTGCGACGCCGATATTCTGCCCGAACGATTGCTGAACTGATTCGCCAGCTCTCCAGCGATGCATTTAAGGCTTCGGTACAACAGGACCTCTCCTTTCACGACAGTTATGATTCAGGGAAGATCGTATCAAGAATCACTTTTGACACCAGGGAATTTGGCCAGCTGGTGACAATATCGACAGATGTGATCACGCAACTTATCACATCAATTTCGTTGTTGGTGATCCTCTTTCGAACGGAGTGGCGATTATCCCTTGCCGTTCTTTTGTTAGTCCCAATATCGCTGGTTTTGGTTATCCGTTACCGCCATATAGCCCGCAAAATCACTCGCGAAGGAATGCGAGCAATGGCAAATGTCAACTCGGCAATTAAAGAATCAATTAGTGGCATCGCCATCGCCAAGAACTTTCGCCAGGAAGAAGCCATCTATGATGAATTTAATGAGGCAAACCAAACATCATTCGAGGTCAATGTAAAACGTGGATTTGTCCTTTCGATTGTTTTTCCGCTTTTGCGCATCGTTGGTAGCGTGGCAACAGCATTGATGGTTTATTTTGGCGCAATATCGGTTCTTGGTGGTTATATTTCCGCAGGCGCATGGTACTTATTTTTATCCACCCTAGAGCAATTCCTTTTCCCTGTTTTCAGTGTGGCATCCTTCTGGACGAATGTTCAAACCGGTTTGTCTGCCGCAGAAAGAATCTTCGCTTTAATTGACGCTGAACATTCTGTTAAGCAGATTGATCACGTTGTCCCAGAACGTATTGAAGGTCATATTGAAATGAGAAGCCTTCATTTTCGGTATACGCCTGATGAACCGATTTTAACTGACTTTTCATTGGATATCAAACCCGGAGAAACCCTGGCGCTGGTCGGTCATACCGGTGCTGGAAAGACATCCATCGGGCGGTTGATTGCAAGGTTTTACGAATTCCAGGACGGAGAATTATTAATCGATGGTATCGATATTCGGAAATATGACCTGCTCGCTTTAAGAAAGCAAATGGGAATTGTCTCGCAGGTACCGTTTTTGTTTTCAGGCACCGTTGAAGACAATATCCGCTATAGCTGTCCGAATTGCCTTCGCGAAAAGATTTTGGATATCGGAAGCAAAATAGGCGGTGGAGAATGGTTGGAAACCTTACCAAACGGCCTTGACACCCAGGTCGGAGAACGGGGTGCACAACTATCTATGGGCCAACGCCAATTAGTGGCATTGATGCGAGTTTTAATTCAAAAACCCTCCATATTTATCCTGGATGAAGCGACTGCCAGCATCGACCCTTTCACCGAACAACAGATACAGACAGCCTTAGACTTGATCCTTTCAAACACAACCAGCATATTAATTGCCCACCGCCTGTCTACGGTGCGTTCAGCCGACAGAATACTTGTGATGCGTATGGGTGAAATCATTGAAGAAGGAAACCATGAGGCTCTGATGAAACAAGGCAATCACTATGCTGAACTGTACAACACTTATTTCAGGCATCAATCACTGGAATATATCGAAGAGGCTGGGAAATTTGCTCAAAGACATGATTTTACGATTTAA
- a CDS encoding ABC transporter ATP-binding protein, whose amino-acid sequence MSEKTIENVAEFSFTTKYKTRHNKPDVWILSHAIRQWHWLLLAIIGAASNAALASVVPIYIGKAFYEITQPVPSIQTIGSYALIIAISQILRGFLHFLRNFSFEVIAQNIERYVRQELFVNLLGKSMTFHNLQSVGDLMARATNDVREVNYMFSPGFNLVIGSINFLVLPLFIAPTYHPSLIIVPIAFIVLYIIALWHYLSILNPITRDVRESFGALNSRLSEAIDGVEIVKASAQEDAEIDLFGNNAFEYRDASIKQGDVESRFLPLLLLGITTAVGLAHALYLMQQNLITIGDVIGYFGVLSLLGFPTNVSLFAYSQISLGFAGARRILELINTENNLDQNIDGYSQPIQGAISFDNVSFGYVEDELSLKDISLEIKPGQTVAIVGQTGSGKTSLVKLINRTFDVQAGAVKIDGVDVRDWYLEALRNQISIIEQDVFLFSKSIADNIAFGKPEASREEIIQAAKEAQAHEFIMSFDNGYETIIGERGATLSGGQRQRLALARAFLTSPKILILDDSTSAIDSDTEDRIQKAIFRVAQGRTTLIITHRLSQIRWADLIVVLRKGQVVSMGSHTTLMQTSKSYQRIFSE is encoded by the coding sequence ATGTCTGAAAAAACAATCGAAAACGTTGCAGAATTTAGTTTTACTACCAAGTATAAAACCAGGCACAATAAACCTGACGTTTGGATCTTATCCCACGCCATCAGACAATGGCATTGGCTCCTGTTAGCGATCATTGGGGCTGCGAGTAATGCTGCGCTTGCAAGCGTTGTACCAATTTACATCGGCAAAGCTTTTTATGAAATTACACAACCGGTGCCTTCAATTCAAACGATTGGTAGTTACGCGCTTATTATTGCGATTTCTCAAATTTTACGTGGGTTTTTGCATTTCTTGCGAAACTTCAGCTTTGAGGTCATCGCCCAAAACATCGAGCGTTATGTCCGACAGGAGTTGTTCGTCAACTTGCTTGGGAAAAGCATGACCTTTCACAACCTGCAATCCGTTGGCGATCTGATGGCACGTGCAACGAATGATGTTCGTGAGGTCAACTATATGTTCAGCCCCGGGTTCAACCTGGTCATTGGATCCATCAATTTTCTTGTCCTACCATTATTTATTGCCCCCACGTACCACCCATCGTTGATAATCGTGCCGATAGCCTTTATCGTTTTATACATTATTGCGTTGTGGCATTATCTGAGCATCCTCAACCCGATTACTCGTGATGTTCGAGAATCTTTTGGCGCATTAAATAGCCGCCTCTCAGAAGCCATCGATGGAGTTGAGATTGTGAAAGCATCCGCTCAAGAAGACGCGGAAATTGATTTGTTTGGTAATAATGCATTTGAATATCGAGATGCATCCATCAAGCAAGGGGATGTTGAAAGCCGGTTTCTTCCGCTGCTTTTGCTGGGAATCACAACGGCCGTGGGTTTAGCGCACGCGCTTTACCTCATGCAGCAAAATTTGATCACGATTGGCGATGTAATTGGGTATTTTGGTGTCCTTTCCTTATTGGGATTTCCGACAAATGTCTCCTTATTTGCCTATTCCCAAATCTCTCTGGGATTTGCTGGTGCGCGCAGGATCCTTGAATTAATAAATACTGAAAACAACCTGGACCAGAATATTGATGGCTATTCTCAGCCTATTCAAGGCGCAATTTCGTTTGATAACGTCTCTTTTGGGTATGTCGAAGACGAATTGAGCTTAAAAGACATTTCCCTTGAAATAAAACCCGGACAAACTGTTGCCATTGTTGGGCAGACCGGTTCAGGAAAGACTTCACTGGTCAAGCTGATCAATCGCACATTTGATGTTCAAGCCGGGGCAGTCAAAATTGACGGTGTTGATGTTCGTGATTGGTATCTTGAAGCTTTACGAAACCAGATTTCCATCATTGAACAAGACGTGTTTCTATTTTCGAAGTCAATTGCAGATAACATCGCTTTCGGCAAACCTGAGGCTTCACGGGAAGAAATAATTCAGGCAGCCAAAGAGGCTCAGGCACATGAATTCATCATGAGTTTTGACAACGGTTACGAAACCATCATTGGCGAACGGGGAGCAACCCTCTCGGGTGGACAAAGGCAACGTTTAGCATTAGCCAGAGCATTCCTGACCTCCCCCAAGATCTTGATTTTGGATGACTCAACCAGCGCAATCGATTCAGACACTGAAGACCGCATCCAGAAAGCCATCTTTCGCGTGGCCCAGGGACGCACAACACTCATCATCACGCATCGTTTGTCTCAAATCAGGTGGGCGGATCTGATCGTCGTTCTGCGAAAGGGTCAGGTGGTATCCATGGGCAGCCACACGACATTGATGCAAACATCCAAATCGTATCAAAGAATTTTTAGTGAGTAA